The sequence GATCGGACACGCCTTCAGTCTTCAGCCCTCAGCCTTCAGCCTTCAGCCCtcagccctcagtcttcagccctcagtcttcagccctcagtcttcagccctcagtcttcagccctcagccttcagccctcagtcttcagccctCAGCCTTCAGCCCtcagccctcagtcttcagccctcagtcttcagccctcagtcttcagtcttcagccctcagccctcagtcttcagccctcagccctcagtcttcagccctcagtctccagccctcagtcttcagccctcagtcttcagtcttcagccctcagtcttcagccctcagccctcagtcttcagccctcagtctccagccctcagtcttcagccctcagtcttcagccttcagccctcagtcttcagccctcagtcttcagccctcagtcttcagccctcagtctccagccctcagtcttcagccctcagtcttcagccttcagccctcagtcttcagccctcagtcttcagccctcagtcttcagccTTCAGCCCTCAGCcttcagccctcagtcttcagccctcagtcttcagccctcagtctccagccctcagtcttcagccctcagtcttcagccctcagtcttcagccTTCAGCCCTCAGCcttcagccctcagtcttcagccctcagtcttcagccctcagtcttcagccTTCAGCCCTCAGCcttcagccctcagtcttcagccctcagtcttcagccctcagtcttcagccctcagtcttcagccttcagccctcagtcttcagccctcagtcttcagccctcagtcttcagccttcagccctcagtcttcagccttcagccctcagtcttcagccctcagtcttcagccctcagtcttcagccctcagtcttcagtcttcagccctcagtcttcagtcttcagccctcagccctcagtcttcagtcttcagccctcagtcttcagccctcagtcttcagccctcagtcttcagccctcagtcttcagccttcagccctcagtcttcagtcttcagccctcagccctcagtcttcagtcttcagccctcagtcttcagccttcagccctcagtcttcagccctcagtcttcagccctcagccctcagtcttcagccttcagccctcagtcttcagccttcagccctcagtcttcagccctcagccctcagtcttcagccttcagccctcagtcttcagccctcagtcttcagccctcagtcttcagccctcagccctcagtcttcagccttcagccctcagtcttcagccctcagtcttcagccttcagccctcagtcttctgccttcagccctcagtcttcagccctcagccctcagtcttcagccctcagccctcagtcttcagtcttcagccctcagtcttcagccctcagccctcagccctcagtcttcaatcctcagtcttcagccctCAGCCTTCAGCCCTCAGTCGTCAGTTGTCAGCGCGCGACGTGTCGGCAGTGCCGGCTGGAATGCAACTAGACGACAGGAATGTCACCTGGACACTTCTGTCACCCACTCATCACCTGACTGAGCCTCAGCAGCGAGACATGGCCGGATTAACCTGCCAGGGGCCCAGGGCAAACAGGttacccccccccacacacacacacacccacacacacacacacacacacaccggcggTGCCAGGGTCACCATTTAACTCTGTAGCACAAAGACTGCTAAATGCACAACTATTGACGATAGCAGAGATAGTATGCATACTTGCATATGGAGATATGGAGTAAACCAAAACTCACAACattaaaaatctgattaaaaatgAGTTCAGCACTGAAAACTATGTGAAATCTAATCTGCCCAAGAGGAAAAGATCCTTCTGTGTCCACATCAGGTTCAGAATATTGCATTTGGAAACTGGCACTGATGAACAGGATGGGGTTTGTCATTTATGTTGGTTAAATGAAATTGGatttgaaatgcattttgttttatattgtcCCTTGTATCATGATGACAGAAATGGTTTGTTTGATAAGATCAACAGAAGATATTGATTATTTAttgattcatgaaaaaaatgtgtgagaAGGAAACATTTGCTTTTGTGGACTATTTGGATAAAGCATGAACACTCAGAAAACATATGTTGTATAAGTAGTTGCGTTGTATTATATCAGCTGTCTCAGTTTACACTATTCTGCTAAGTGACCTGGAAGTCTGTTTTATATGTTGTCGTAATTGTGTGTCATGTAATCCCACATGGGATGTGTTTAGATGGTATGACacgaaaataaaacacattcattcattcattcattcattcattttttttgttagttcctgaaaagctgacattttggagacatgaggttttcacctgacaacatgCAAAGCTGGTGCTTCTGGGATCCTCGGTGTGCTGGTGACCCTGATGCAGGAAGCTTCCTCGGTCTGTTGACTTTCATGTACCAATTTTCCGATAAACTCCCGCAGTCTGTGCTGTTGCATTGCTAGTTAAAATGTATTGAGGCTTTGGTGTTACTGTAAACTTTGGCCAAGGCTTTGACCTCATTGTCTCCCACCAGCACCTGCACAAAGATAGGAATACTGTAGCTGTGCAAAGGTCTCAATTTTATAACCAATAAAGATGTTTTTTAGAACATCCATCGACGTCTGAGAGTGGCTGagtttcttcttcctttctgcCTTTACCCAGCTGATGCAGCTCGGTTGTCAGGCGAGGAAGTGACAGTTTTGTTGTTCATGTGTCCATCTGATAATCTAGACTGCAGCAGGTCATCAGACACGTTACTGAATCTCATTATTGGCCTCCAGCATCATTATCATTTCGTCAAAGTGAAAACTGCTCTGGTTCTCATCAGTCACGGTCCAAATAACTCTTTACCCACAGAAAAGTAAACATGTATATATTGTATTGCAACTCATAGAAAACATGTTCAACTTATAATTTAGAGAAACATTGTGTTACGTTCTGAACACGGGAAACATTATGgtttattaaaatattaattctTATAGGCAACCTGATTCCTAAAAGTTGGATAAGGATTGCAGAATGCAACTTGAAATGTGAGATGTAATAGCTTTCTCACaacagtgtgtgagagggagaaagagactgtgtgtgtgtgtgtgtgtatgtgtgtgtgtgtgtgtgagagagagagagagagtgagagaggctaCAAGACAGGCGTACCTAAATATACTGGATGTCTTGGATTTTGATTTATACTTACGTATAATTCTCACTATACCATATTATCATCCCAATAGAGTCTgcgagagatagatagataaatagatagacagatagatagatagatagagagagagagagagagagagagagagagaaagagagaggggggggtaaAATAGGCAGGTCTTATTTTCTGAAAATTAAAGTGTTTCATGTGAAATCCAGAGCAAACTAAAACCAgtccaactgaactgaactgaactgaactgaactgatctcaactcaactcaactgtaaatgtatgtatgtatgtatgtatctatgtatgtatgtatagtatgtatgtacgtatgtatgtctgtatgtgtgtacagtatatatgtacgTTGTGTAtgccaatgtgttgtgagcgcCATCTGCTGTTTATTCTGAGTTCAGACATGATCAGCTGAAGCCTCTGTGATTTTATCAGCTTACTGTGTATCAGTGGAACCCAAATACATGAAAGctgccttgatgttttctttaggtAACAGTAGATTGTGAACTCAGTGATGATTTGTATATAAgatgagtgatgacatcaccagaAGATAGATTTTAAAGGCATGTTTTTAAGTGGGTAACTTGAAAGTACTCCAATtagttacttttaatgaagactAACTcagtaaagtaactagtaaaagtataactttccccaacactgttcATCTCTTGTGCTCACATTAGTGAAAACCAAGCGGTGTAAACAAAATACTATCATAATTTTGTGACACGTTACACAACATTAATCTTTAGTGAAAGAATAAACACTGGAATACAGTTACGTAATCAGTTATTGGATTTGGATCTGATTGAACTGACTGTCTGAAGTTCACTCAGTGAGTTATATTACATTAGAATAACTAATGAAGCTAACTGTTCACTATAGCCAACTTGCAATTTCAAGGCAGCAAGGAAACCTACATTATCTTTTTAAGCTACAGTCtcttaatattttatatatatttaatatattttatattttatattttttagacGTCTGTCTTGAGGGGGACAGCAACAGGTTTAACAAGAGATATGCATCTTTTATCTTCCATTAAACCTTTGTTGTTGCTTCAGTGAAGGCTCCTGTTATCAGACGGGATCTTGTCCGGGTTAAAGATTCCCCTGGAACCATTAAAGAATAAATCCAATGTACCATAAAAATGCCCTGGATTCATCCTGGAGTCCctgacataatgtaataataataataataataataacttagatttatatagcacctttcaagagACCCAAGGACGCTTTACACATtgaggcagacaaaacaaataaaacaagaacagaaaataataatagcaataattgcCGGGGATGAGAGAGTTAACTAGAGGCCATAGGCCTTGGTTAACAGGTgggttttcaggattttttaaaaagtggccAAAGACGGGGTGTTGCGGATCTCTGCCAGGAGAGAGTTCCAGAGGGTGGGGGCGGCCACACTGAAGGCTCTGTCCCCAAAAGATCGCAGGCTggtgtggggggtggagagCAGACCCGTGTCTGAGGACTGCAGACTCCGGGACGGGGTAtaggggtggaggaggtcagATAAGTACTGGGGGGCGAGGGCATGGAGGGATTtgtaggtgaggaggaggattttgTAGGAGATGCGGGACTTGaccgggagccagtgaaggtggatgagggtgggggtgatgagagtgagagctagaggaagaggagtgacagtcagaggaggaagaggaggacgaggacaaaGAAGAGCAAGGAGAGCAGTTACTGTAACAATCAGTGAtttaggaaaaaacaaaaaaaaagcaccatagcttgttatccccccccccccacacacacacacacacacacacatacacacacacacagacacacacacacacacagaaacacacacacacacacacatacacaccttccaCCACTCCACACGTTTTGATATCATACCTGTCAACTCTGTTAATTTAGCCTGACATTTGTTCATATTTATGGTGCAATGTAAGATGTGAATAATTTATATTCTAAAGCTTTgtacaaataataatattatttatgATAATATTACTGACTGATTTAAATGCTTCCTGAATTTGAATGTCTAATGAGTGTCTATACAATGTTGCAGAGTGACAATCATATTCAGTGGTATTCATAGCAAATATTGATGAAAcaaatatcagatatcaatTTGTTATGCGTGCCAAATGAATGACCAACTATTTTGTGGTGTCTTGGTGTCTTGACTTGAATGCACTATACCTTGCAATCATgtcattacactgcaaaaaatctccatcttaacaagtcatttagtctattattgagtcctaaaattgtaagtttcttaaaataagtgacaaAATGCCAATggcgttagataatttcacttgtttccaaagcaaatcaacttgttgcaacaattttgtagaatcaagtgtcattttcttgatagcagtgcagtgatctgccttattctgacttgtttcaacatattgacactCCTTTGTGAAACTGTATCGGAAACAAGTGAGCaagagttatctcacctcactggcagaattttaaGATTTGAAGCCTCTATATGAGACGAGTGACTTGTTAAGACGGACAGTGTAGTGCAGTGTACTAACACTTTGCTGCTAGGTTCAACAAAGGTAATTCCATGGCAGGTTTATTCCACTCACATTACAGATGAAATGTCTGAGAGTAAAATTTGAGAGTAAAAGGATTTTTCAGCCTCAAGCCAGAATGTTTCCTCCTGTTGCTGTGCAGAGACACCAAGTGGACGTTTTTTAACAAGCACTTGAATAAGGTGACAAACCATCCTGAAGAAAAACCTCACAACttgttttttattgtgtatttgtatgaCTGGCAATCAAATCAGAAACATGTCTGAGAAAATTACCTATGTATTTTATTACCATGCTACAATATGCAAGAAAATTATACTTATTTTGCATCCTAGGCAAAACATTATAttagtgattttaacttgtttccagacctatcaagcctatttaatgatatttttagtcaaattatccctctgcactggcagataatcttgctggtttcaataaatttcacttgccaatatgacttctttcaagagatcatcataaaacaatgaagaaaatcttaaaacaagaaactttctccaagacaaaatactttttttttacttttaccaaGTGAATGTCCTGAAACACACAGTTAcattttcctgaaaaaaaaaccaaatttgttgaaaccagtcaaattatctgcagcaaaaaaaatccagatttcacaaaaaaaaaatcctaaaataagcctgataagtctggatataatataaaattaaagctggaagcagcgatgatcgggccctcgcaccttcgtgcacgtcggggtgtgccgcagctgTGGTGTCGTTACTgcacaccgaccggtcgacacggctctgaattttcatgtgttttggaCACTGCACGAAGGAGTTAAATGTTACTTCCTGtgtccacaaacacacaattacaACAACATATAAAGCTAGAGAACACCCACTAATTATGCCTCATGTTCCAGTATATCAAGAGTAGACCACACCATGAACATTTCTGGTCAACCCACTAGGAGTACATCAAAGTATAAAACATGTTATTTcctgttgccagtaggtggcgctatgactataactgaatattggcatgtagatgtcttcaggccgggactcttatcaaacatgtgaagtttggggcagatttgaccacgtacagccgagttacaaaccacttgaACTTCATTAGAGCAGTCCATTAAGCTCAATCAGGCTATTGTGGCCTTTCAAGAACATCAACAAATGATTAACTAAATACAGGATGTTCAATATTGTACCAGGATATAatgcaattcttttttttttttctactttgtgTCCGACCTGTGTCCGATATGATGCAATTCTAAAAAGAAATATATGGTAACATTTTACTAAAAGACTCAATCCATAATTGCATCTGTTAAAACACTGTTGCCGCATTGCTGGCTTGCTTTGCACATCGATTTGTTGGATTTGAGATGTTTTTTTGACAAAAGTGATAGGCAAGTATGTGTAAGAGGGTGTGCACAAGTAAGAGTAAGTGTGCTCCCTTCTTGCAGTGGACATAATAGAGAACACCCACCTATCAGTCTAATAACAACTGACTTATACTGAGTGGGGGAgtaacaatataacaatatagCTCCTCAACTACCTGAGATATTGTCACTTAATATTctgttaaataaacaaaacaagcctTTAACATAATCCCTAGGAGATCACATGGAAATAGttcatttaaacctgcaatatgcgatatcagaccttacaACCGAtactgaaactaatgtgtgctatgtggagatttcactgagacataatgatatgaaaccAATGAAACCgatatccagctgtgttgctgttttcacctcttttctaaagcttgttgtcaaaacccgGACCGACTCGAAGcttctcccgctccattcagtagattttcattttttaaaaactagcttggctcctccctcgctgtttaaaagcggctctctccccctcccattcctgaacattttctcgtaatggcggaatcgatgaagcgagcgagtaaacttgttaaactagtaaacttgctacctgcctcttcacttgtcattgtgggacatgtaaccttcagcaggagaaagatctgtcaaagtgagactggtaaccggtgagactTCTCTTTAGGGagggttagcttagctattagcaagtggctttgctgtgagtttgtttgcaaatgtgttgtggtttctgtcgccctctagtggtcagaaagttttgcttattgcagctttaaacccCATCCCTCAAAAAGGATTATCCTGATATGATCAatttggttaaaaaaagaaaaccaaagcCCGTCTGAGTCTATGACTTGATGTTTTTGTGGTCATTTTCCTTTAGTAGTTGTAGGCACAACACAAGTGCAGGCCACAGGGATTTCAACCACCTGTGCTGTGATCAGGAATCTCTGTGCGTCACCTGGGCAGGTGGTCTTCCTCAGGACCCTCAGCTGCGCCCACACAGGCACAGAGTTGTAGCCCAGGTCTTCACGCTGGTTGACGATGCAGCCCTCGCAAAGACACTCGGCCATGGCGATGTGGCGCGGGATCCGGCCGTCCTCCTCGTCTATTCTGAAGGAGACGAGCAGACGAATCACACACTGGAAAAACACAGGCCGGTCAGCAAAGCAACTCTGAGTGGGCAACTAGACAAAATGTAGAACAACtgaggaaatgcatttgttgttttcatttgttgtttcatTATGGGGGCGTTGTGAAGCTCtgtgagactgtaactgtgattaagggctataaggcaaggcaaactaagataagataagattagattagaaaagataagataaggtaagataagatgaggtaagataagataagataagataagataaggtaagataaggtAAGGTTTTACACGATCGATTACCAAATTAGAGAGAGTCCAGTAACCTGAGTTACTGGACTGAACacatactactaatactgctactactagcctactactagcctactactactactactactactactactaataataataataatccctaCATAACAGGTTACACTGCCTCAGCATCACAGCCAGTGATATCAAACTGAGGGAATGGAAGTTATATGGAGAAAGGGTCTTTGAaggggaaaaagcataaatcaatgttgttgttttctgaaaataattgaattccaagggtggaagtaactcctgttactgtaactgagtagcttatttttaatattgtattctttttatttatttatttttttacagtcagtaattttacttttacttaagtacgtttTTACTGCAGTATTATATtgtactacattttaaatcatatcCATCACAGAGGACAGATGTTGTGGCTCCCCatcagcatcagaaactggaccaacATAAATTAACAAATTGTCGATTCACAATGAGAAGagaaatctgactttactttctgcactttattttgtcatttcaaaatttttcaattaaaagaatctagtttgaactctgttcTCTCATTATGTTAGAAtcgcatgggaaagatcacaacAACGTTCTcgtttctaaaaagtaactgaGTAACTTTTGCTCTGAGTCCATTTTAAATGCTATTTTAAAAGTTAATTTTAACTTTGACTTCAATAGATTTatacggaagcgtaatgcattcacttgagaaaaaaaattgccctgtttttctgaaacgagataattatctcagaaaaacagagcagaattttttttttttttttttaaatgctctgtttttctgaattaacaagataattatctcagaattctgagaaaagttttcatggaaaaaaataattctgctctgtttttctgagagaATTATattgttaattcagaaaaacagcagaattttttttttccatgaaaacttttctcagaattctgagataattatctcgttaatccagaaaaacagggcaattttttttttatcaagtgaatgcattacgcttccgtagaTTTATACACCAGTAGGCTAcctttacttctacttaagtaaaatgtcAGTAAAGTAACAACAGTTTTCGAGCAGGACTCTCTCCGGTCCGGTGTTGGTTTGTGTTCATGCTGCTGCTCCACACCGCCTCACCTGTACCTCcagggggagagggagcggCTGCCCAGCTGCCGTGAGGCCGTCTGCAGGGTGAAGCTGGAGCAGCTCTGCCTGTCCCAGTGCGGCTCCAGCTGCCTCAGCTCCCTCAGCCTCGGGATACTGAACTTCTCCCGGTGGTACTTCTTCTCAAACTTCGCAGTGAAATGCTCCAGCTCATTCTGACTGACGCATCTTTTCCTCGAACAGTTCCGcgcagccgcagcagcagtCCGGCCGCTCAGGATGAACAGCCAGCCAATGCAAATCTaacaatatgtaaaatatgaagaATCTGGTTTGTTAATTGACACACATGCTCAAATCAGCGCGCATAAAAAAAGCCGATTTCACTCTCAAAATACATATAAGCGCTTATTCACACCTGTTGGCTTATTTTTGTTTGATTAAATAAACACAGAGTAAAACCTGTGTGTGTTATACTGTTAGGACTTGGTGAAGAATAATCGTCCTAATCGTTTTCTTTCAGTCGGTTAATACGCTTGAATGCATTTACTCTCTTTCAATTAAACTTTTTTATCAGGTCAGTTGCGATTACTGTACAcacaattagagagagagagacagagagagagagagagagagagagagagagagagagagagagagagagagagagagagagagagagagagagactttcatTATCAGCTTAATTGGTCAGTGTTGCAGTGAAGTCTACCTCATTTGGTTTCTTTCCTGCCATGCCTATAAAggaatgaattgaattgtgtgtgtgtgtgtgtgtgtgtgtgtgtgagagagagagagagagtgagagagagagcgagagagagagagagagagttttgcaATATAATAACagtcagatttccatccattttaacagaaagttcaacccaagTTGAACTTCTTACATCCGTTTAAAGGCGGGTCTGCGTTTGTTTTGGGCAAAACAGCGGCgttaaaacaaagataaaacaagGAAATCGCATGGGAAATGAGTAAGGGTTTCCAGGTAGTTAGTTTGTTATTCATTTATtggcaacagagaggagaaaaagaaaacgttCACATTCTCATTCTCCCATTCGATGCAAATATTAAACAACCCCCAAtcaatcgtttttttaatagcctacaatggagttctatggctgctgggacatggctgcattgggcaccggctacatggccgagacttgttggcaaaaaaaatgaaaataacaaaatcagcaatgattttgttattttcataggattcgttgacggtaagcaatgcattaaattTCGTTTTGCATTCGTGTTTCCaagttgaatgcattaattgatgAACTGAAATCAAGTGTTATTTTTTCACAAGGTTTGCTAGGTTTAAGTTCGAGTTCCTCATGTATCACATGATCAATACACAGTTCAGCATATATGCAACAGCAGTACACTTACTTGTAGTTGATTGCACTTGCCATGTGCATCAGAGAGAAACTTACTTCAGTGTGAATTGCCAGATACATAGATAAGATAGATAGTAGATTTTATCAtggttttttattattattttttaaatcagaaaTTGACCTATGATTCACcaaacataggctacatacataacaagtctctatcctgtaacttcattcaaaccaaaagaaggaagagtttctggagagttaaaccaaaTGCAATGCATACTGGTAAGTCTGCTAATAAACTAACAGTGTTTTTAGTGAATGCTTTATAAGGTGTTCTTTCAACTCGTAATTTTAAGTCACAAGATGTGAACT is a genomic window of Centroberyx gerrardi isolate f3 chromosome 1, fCenGer3.hap1.cur.20231027, whole genome shotgun sequence containing:
- the LOC144539373 gene encoding uncharacterized protein LOC144539373, with product MTQNRATATVGVFVSTEICIGWLFILSGRTAAAAARNCSRKRCVSQNELEHFTAKFEKKYHREKFSIPRLRELRQLEPHWDRQSCSSFTLQTASRQLGSRSLSPWRYRIDEEDGRIPRHIAMAECLCEGCIVNQREDLGYNSVPVWAQLRVLRKTTCPGDAQRFLITAQVVEIPVACTCVVPTTTKGK